From one Oligoflexus sp. genomic stretch:
- a CDS encoding ABC-F family ATP-binding cassette domain-containing protein, producing the protein MIHLTNLTKRQGQRVLYENASFLIREGDRIGLVGPNGAGKTTIFRLIVGEDHPDAGSITIPPQCVVGYFSQDVGEMRGRTALEQVMASAGRVAELGAFIADVEAQLASGATSDMDPDAFNQLMERYGDAQMEFQQRDGYDLESRAQAVLTGLGIGPSDYNRPVEQFSGGWKMRIALAGILTLQPDVLLMDEPTNHLDIESILWLEEWLQSYKGAIMMTSHDREFMNRLVGRIVEIAHKQVTVYSGNYEFYLREREQRREQQAAAHRRQQEMLAKEEDFIARFAARASHAAQVQSRVKKLEKIDRIEAPPETKTIEFTFPTPPRSGNDVARLTDLSKIWTREDGTQRQVFRGVSGVIQRQNKIALTGVNGAGKSTLLKTIVGETEPTDGSVAIGPSVRTGYFSQHALDLLNPNNTIFEEISSRLPDATIGFIRNLLGAFLFSGDDVHKKIGVLSGGERSRVLLAQILASPLNFLVLDEPTNHLDIESREVLLKAVQDFDGTVLVVSHDRHFLRALANRVFEIRDGELRVYEGNYDYYLEKGGMNVGKGN; encoded by the coding sequence ATGATACATCTCACAAATCTGACCAAACGGCAGGGCCAGCGGGTCCTTTACGAAAACGCCTCCTTTTTGATTCGTGAAGGCGATCGGATTGGCTTGGTCGGCCCGAATGGTGCCGGCAAGACCACCATTTTCCGCCTGATCGTAGGTGAAGATCATCCCGACGCAGGAAGCATCACCATCCCGCCCCAGTGCGTGGTGGGCTACTTTTCCCAGGACGTGGGAGAAATGCGCGGACGCACCGCCCTTGAACAGGTGATGGCCAGCGCCGGACGCGTCGCGGAACTCGGTGCGTTCATCGCCGATGTGGAAGCGCAGCTGGCGTCGGGTGCGACGTCGGACATGGATCCCGATGCGTTCAATCAACTCATGGAACGCTACGGTGATGCGCAGATGGAATTCCAGCAGCGCGATGGCTATGACCTGGAATCGCGAGCCCAGGCGGTGCTGACCGGCCTCGGCATCGGGCCTTCCGATTACAATCGTCCGGTCGAGCAGTTCAGCGGCGGCTGGAAAATGCGGATTGCGCTGGCGGGAATCCTGACCCTGCAGCCCGATGTGCTGCTGATGGACGAACCGACCAACCATTTGGATATCGAATCCATCCTCTGGCTTGAAGAATGGCTCCAGTCCTATAAGGGCGCGATCATGATGACGAGCCACGACCGGGAATTCATGAATCGGCTCGTCGGCCGCATCGTGGAGATCGCCCATAAGCAGGTGACTGTTTATTCCGGCAATTATGAATTCTATCTGCGCGAACGCGAGCAGCGGCGTGAACAGCAGGCCGCCGCGCATCGGCGTCAGCAGGAAATGCTGGCCAAGGAAGAGGATTTCATCGCGCGTTTTGCCGCGCGGGCCTCGCATGCGGCTCAGGTGCAGTCGCGGGTGAAGAAACTTGAGAAAATTGATCGCATTGAAGCGCCGCCCGAAACGAAGACGATTGAGTTTACCTTTCCCACGCCTCCGCGCAGTGGGAATGATGTCGCGCGCCTGACCGATCTGAGCAAGATCTGGACGCGCGAGGATGGAACCCAGCGGCAGGTTTTCCGCGGGGTGTCCGGGGTCATTCAAAGACAGAATAAAATCGCCCTCACGGGTGTGAACGGAGCGGGGAAATCCACGCTTCTGAAAACCATAGTTGGGGAAACGGAACCGACGGACGGTTCCGTGGCCATCGGCCCGAGTGTGCGGACGGGCTATTTCAGTCAGCATGCTCTGGATCTTTTGAATCCGAACAACACCATCTTTGAAGAGATCAGCTCGCGTCTGCCGGACGCCACCATCGGGTTCATTCGAAACCTTCTGGGAGCCTTTCTTTTCAGTGGTGATGATGTGCATAAGAAAATCGGGGTCCTGTCCGGCGGTGAACGCAGCCGGGTGCTGCTGGCGCAAATCCTCGCCAGCCCCTTGAATTTCCTGGTGCTCGACGAACCGACCAACCACCTGGATATCGAATCGCGGGAAGTGCTTCTGAAAGCGGTTCAGGATTTCGATGGAACCGTCCTGGTCGTGAGTCATGACCGACATTTCCTGCGCGCCCTCGCCAATCGGGTTTTCGAAATACGCGACGGTGAACTGCGCGTTTATGAAGGAAACTACGATTATTATCTGGAGAAGGGGGGCATGAACGTTGGCAAAGGGAATTAA
- a CDS encoding ABC-F family ATP-binding cassette domain-containing protein, producing MISTNQVTLAFSQRFLFQDVSIKFHPGHCYGLIGANGAGKSTFLKILSGEIKPDRGEVLVTPGQRVAVLKQNHFEFEDVEVIKTVLMGNRELFDIMKEKDELYLKPDFSEEDGYRAGELEHRFADLGGYDAESQAGGMLESLGVPTALHSMLMRELEAGMKVRVLLAQALFGNPDILLLDEPTNNLDIDSIMWLEEFLCEFKNTVIVVSHDRHFLDKVSTHIADLDFNQINLYTGNYSFWYEASQLALKQKQDQNKKTEDKIKELKSFVERFSANASKSSQATSRKKLLDKLSIEEIKPSSRRYPHIHFQQEREAGKQLLEVKNLTGSLDGKALFKNLRMNVEKGEKIAFVGRDTAPASLLLQILAGEKAPDSGEFSWGVTTKRGYFPKDHEAFFSENLSLIEWLRRGATKPAEAEEEFLRGFLGKMLFSGTEVFKETKVLSGGEKVRCLLSRMMMMQPNVLLLDEPTNHLDLESITALNNGLKNYKGTILLISQDRETVETIATRIVELTPKGVIDREMSYTEYLERADIAAERQALYH from the coding sequence GATGTCAGCATTAAATTCCACCCTGGGCATTGCTATGGCCTGATTGGGGCCAATGGCGCAGGAAAATCGACTTTCCTGAAGATCCTTTCGGGCGAAATCAAGCCCGATCGCGGCGAAGTCCTGGTCACCCCGGGCCAGCGCGTGGCGGTCCTGAAACAGAACCATTTTGAATTTGAAGACGTGGAAGTCATCAAAACCGTTTTGATGGGCAACCGCGAGCTTTTCGATATCATGAAAGAGAAAGACGAGCTTTACCTGAAGCCGGATTTTTCAGAAGAGGACGGCTACCGTGCAGGCGAGCTGGAGCATCGCTTCGCGGACCTTGGCGGCTATGATGCGGAAAGCCAGGCCGGGGGCATGCTGGAATCCCTGGGTGTGCCGACCGCGTTGCACAGCATGCTGATGCGCGAATTGGAAGCCGGCATGAAGGTCCGGGTTCTTCTGGCCCAGGCGCTCTTTGGAAACCCTGATATCCTCCTGCTCGATGAGCCTACGAACAACCTGGATATCGATTCGATCATGTGGCTCGAAGAGTTCCTCTGCGAATTCAAGAACACTGTGATCGTCGTATCCCACGATCGTCACTTTTTGGATAAAGTCTCGACCCACATCGCCGATCTCGATTTCAACCAGATCAATCTTTACACCGGCAATTACAGCTTCTGGTATGAAGCGAGCCAACTCGCTTTGAAGCAGAAGCAGGACCAGAATAAAAAGACCGAAGACAAGATCAAGGAACTGAAGTCCTTCGTCGAGCGCTTCTCGGCCAACGCATCGAAGTCGAGCCAGGCCACCTCGCGGAAAAAACTTTTGGATAAGCTCAGCATCGAAGAGATCAAACCTTCGTCGCGCCGCTATCCGCATATTCATTTCCAGCAGGAACGCGAAGCGGGCAAGCAGCTGCTTGAAGTCAAAAACCTCACAGGTTCGCTTGACGGTAAAGCGCTCTTTAAGAATCTGCGCATGAACGTCGAGAAAGGTGAGAAGATCGCCTTCGTCGGTCGTGATACGGCGCCGGCCTCGCTCCTCCTCCAAATCCTTGCCGGAGAGAAAGCGCCGGATTCCGGTGAATTCAGCTGGGGCGTGACCACCAAGCGCGGTTACTTCCCGAAGGATCATGAGGCCTTTTTCAGCGAGAACCTGAGCCTGATCGAATGGCTGCGCCGCGGCGCGACCAAGCCCGCCGAAGCCGAAGAGGAATTCCTGCGCGGATTTTTGGGCAAGATGCTCTTCAGCGGCACGGAGGTATTCAAGGAAACCAAGGTTCTGTCCGGGGGCGAAAAAGTGCGCTGCCTGCTGTCGCGGATGATGATGATGCAGCCGAACGTCCTTTTGCTGGACGAGCCGACCAACCATTTGGATCTGGAATCCATCACGGCCCTGAACAATGGTTTGAAGAACTATAAGGGGACGATCCTTCTCATTTCGCAGGACCGCGAAACCGTGGAAACGATCGCGACCCGCATCGTCGAGCTGACGCCCAAGGGTGTGATCGACCGCGAGATGAGCTATACGGAGTATCTGGAGCGGGCCGATATCGCGGCCGAACGCCAGGCTCTTTATCACTGA